Proteins from a single region of Campylobacter sp. RM16704:
- a CDS encoding COG3400 family protein — MNKILLLADGVFAKDFLRKIHSNKTFKESLSVVYYNDESVDLSLENEQISFYKFDPTSLVKLESLLKENFHQAIIYMQDKADTLACYQNLRKIHSRLSIVIMDLWNMQIDDNFCEVVNIYDTLSIRLTGCLDNMPSMAQFIGLGQGEIMEVKIPAGSSFAYRHISSISQKRFKIVMVYRNNEFILARPGLILMPNDSILIVGDPKVLQSVFTNVKTSLGRFPSPFGDNILCVIDMKKMSEYAIEKLIFASLLLHVRINSKKLYFKVVNPTLTPMYYKLKSLHKSSIEVIFDFEDTNIKNIKTFVENTNIGLMVVEDYLFEKEKSFFFTLKIPILKAGKGSFADLKSSVVLSSNFEDVEGIASIMLDFNKQIQLGLSLYYYALKLNKAEIFEYHQYFESLSKLHDEKLLLIEEKEHNPINTFSYKENVLHFVPFNEKILGSNFNKILKTDLNTIYYKMNKNYQLFIPSL, encoded by the coding sequence ATGAATAAAATTTTATTATTAGCTGATGGAGTTTTTGCAAAAGATTTTTTAAGAAAAATTCATAGCAATAAAACATTTAAAGAATCTTTGAGTGTTGTATATTATAATGATGAAAGTGTTGATTTAAGTCTAGAAAATGAGCAAATATCTTTTTATAAATTTGATCCTACTAGTTTGGTGAAATTAGAAAGCTTATTAAAAGAAAACTTCCATCAAGCTATTATTTATATGCAAGATAAAGCTGATACATTAGCTTGTTATCAAAATTTAAGAAAAATACACTCAAGATTAAGTATAGTTATCATGGATTTGTGGAATATGCAAATTGATGATAATTTTTGTGAAGTTGTAAATATATATGATACTTTAAGTATAAGATTAACCGGTTGCTTGGATAATATGCCTTCTATGGCACAATTTATAGGACTTGGACAGGGTGAGATTATGGAAGTAAAAATTCCCGCAGGATCAAGCTTTGCCTATAGACATATAAGCTCTATTAGTCAAAAACGATTTAAAATCGTAATGGTTTATAGAAATAATGAATTTATCTTAGCACGACCTGGGCTTATTTTAATGCCAAATGATAGTATTTTAATCGTGGGTGATCCTAAAGTTTTACAAAGTGTTTTTACAAATGTAAAAACAAGTCTTGGGCGTTTTCCTTCGCCATTTGGAGATAATATACTTTGTGTTATCGATATGAAAAAAATGAGTGAGTATGCTATAGAAAAACTTATTTTTGCTAGTTTGCTTTTACATGTGAGGATTAATAGTAAAAAACTTTATTTTAAAGTTGTAAATCCTACTTTAACACCGATGTATTATAAGCTTAAATCCTTACATAAAAGTAGTATTGAAGTAATATTTGATTTTGAAGATACAAATATAAAAAATATAAAAACTTTTGTTGAAAATACAAATATAGGTTTGATGGTTGTAGAAGATTATCTTTTTGAAAAGGAAAAAAGTTTCTTTTTCACTTTAAAAATTCCTATTTTAAAAGCAGGTAAGGGTAGTTTTGCGGATTTAAAATCTTCTGTGGTGTTGAGTTCAAATTTTGAAGATGTTGAAGGAATTGCTTCTATAATGCTTGATTTTAATAAACAAATTCAACTAGGACTTTCTTTGTATTATTATGCATTAAAGCTAAATAAAGCTGAAATTTTTGAATATCATCAGTATTTTGAAAGTCTCTCAAAACTCCATGATGAAAAATTACTTTTAATAGAAGAAAAAGAACATAATCCTATTAACACTTTTTCTTATAAAGAAAATGTGTTGCATTTTGTTCCATTTAATGAAAAAATTTTGGGTAGCAATTTTAATAAAATTTTAAAAACAGATTTGAATACGATATATTATAAAATGAATAAAAATTATCAATTATTTATTCCATCATTGTGA
- the cmoA gene encoding carboxy-S-adenosyl-L-methionine synthase CmoA, which yields MRDEIFKNPLEKQFEFDKSVASVFDDMVSRSVPFYTQNLKLIVELISHFTAQNAKICDLGCSTASLLLALYEKRNDLILSGVDEASAMLEIAKNKCKAFGAKIDFYQENLDDFIFFKNDAFVATYTLQFIRPPKRQELVDKIYQNLNENGIFVLSEKILYDDVKIAKKMIQIYEQYKLEQGYSKLEIATKRQALENVLIPYTQSENVAMLQKAGFTKIESVFKWVNFETFVAFK from the coding sequence ATGAGAGATGAAATTTTTAAAAATCCACTAGAAAAACAATTTGAATTTGACAAAAGCGTTGCAAGTGTTTTTGATGACATGGTATCAAGATCAGTGCCATTTTATACTCAAAATTTAAAACTTATAGTTGAGCTTATAAGTCATTTTACAGCACAAAATGCGAAAATTTGTGATCTTGGTTGTTCTACTGCTAGTTTATTATTGGCTCTTTATGAAAAAAGAAATGATTTGATTTTAAGTGGAGTTGATGAAGCAAGTGCTATGTTAGAAATAGCTAAAAATAAATGCAAAGCCTTTGGAGCTAAGATTGATTTTTATCAAGAAAATTTAGATGATTTTATTTTTTTTAAAAATGATGCTTTCGTAGCAACTTATACTTTACAATTCATTCGTCCACCTAAAAGACAAGAATTAGTAGATAAAATTTATCAAAACCTAAATGAAAATGGTATATTTGTATTAAGCGAAAAAATACTTTACGATGATGTAAAAATAGCAAAAAAAATGATACAAATTTATGAGCAGTATAAACTAGAGCAAGGCTATAGTAAATTAGAAATAGCTACTAAAAGACAGGCGTTAGAAAATGTACTTATACCTTATACCCAAAGTGAAAATGTAGCTATGTTACAAAAAGCAGGTTTTACTAAAATCGAGAGTGTTTTTAAATGGGTAAATTTTGAAACATTTGTAGCTTTTAAATAG
- the aroB gene encoding 3-dehydroquinate synthase, with product MQVDVNLDKNASYKVHINELERLCFDTKVVVLTNETIAKLHLNTLLEKIQAKELFVVKIKDGEEYKNLQTIEYILEQMFSYKLDRKSLLISFGGGVVSDMGGFVASIYQRGIDFINIPTTLLACVDASVGGKTGINNKFGKNLIGTFYQPKAVYCQSEFLKTLTSRELAAGMAEFIKMAVIFDEKILDFLENLDENKFLNASLDDEIFAKIIQKSIELKANIVSQDEKESGLRMLLNYGHTFAHVIENQTYYKTYLHGEAVAIGMNMANTLAVDLGLLDEYECKRVANLLKKFKLPIFYRILNVDEFYEAFFLDKKTHHQKINFILPCGLGKACIKNDISKENIMQTLKVFI from the coding sequence ATGCAAGTTGATGTTAATTTAGATAAAAATGCAAGTTATAAAGTCCATATAAATGAATTGGAAAGATTATGTTTTGACACTAAGGTAGTGGTTTTAACAAATGAAACAATAGCTAAACTTCATTTAAATACACTTTTAGAAAAAATTCAAGCTAAAGAACTTTTTGTTGTAAAAATAAAAGATGGTGAAGAATACAAAAATCTACAAACCATAGAATATATTTTAGAGCAAATGTTTAGTTATAAGCTTGATAGAAAAAGTCTTCTTATAAGCTTTGGCGGTGGAGTGGTATCTGATATGGGTGGTTTTGTAGCAAGTATATATCAAAGAGGGATTGATTTTATAAATATACCTACAACTTTACTAGCTTGTGTTGATGCAAGTGTGGGTGGTAAAACTGGAATTAATAATAAATTTGGAAAAAATTTAATAGGTACTTTTTATCAGCCAAAAGCAGTGTATTGTCAAAGTGAGTTTTTAAAAACTTTAACCTCAAGGGAACTAGCTGCTGGTATGGCTGAATTTATCAAAATGGCGGTAATATTTGATGAAAAAATATTAGATTTTTTAGAAAATTTAGATGAAAATAAATTTTTAAATGCAAGCTTAGATGATGAAATTTTTGCAAAAATTATTCAAAAAAGTATAGAACTTAAAGCTAATATAGTTTCACAAGATGAAAAAGAAAGTGGATTAAGAATGCTTTTAAATTATGGTCATACTTTTGCACATGTGATAGAAAATCAAACTTATTACAAGACTTATTTACATGGTGAAGCTGTAGCCATAGGAATGAATATGGCAAATACTTTGGCTGTTGATTTGGGATTGTTAGATGAATATGAATGCAAAAGAGTAGCCAACCTACTTAAAAAATTTAAATTACCAATATTTTATAGAATTCTTAATGTAGATGAATTTTATGAAGCATTTTTTTTAGATAAAAAAACACACCATCAAAAAATAAATTTCATCTTACCTTGTGGTTTAGGAAAGGCGTGTATTAAAAATGATATTTCTAAAGAAAACATTATGCAAACTTTAAAGGTCTTTATATGA
- a CDS encoding bacteriohemerythrin, producing MEVFPAWDEKYSVGNTDIDSQHQTLFALAEKTAKLLNRHIYKTEVKELLSDFFNYMQTHFKDEEEYMESINYPYLVEHKAMHKKIIKDMSCLINDCSTTNDLKEKLYEIVSVWLLEHIVKHDMRINKFKENQEEKKIIEKIEKDEQYDYVCGCKDMIHKLDYGLHIKIKYLNIAYKCKKCSKELVFNDLEEKTE from the coding sequence ATGGAAGTATTTCCTGCTTGGGATGAGAAATATAGTGTAGGTAACACTGATATAGATTCGCAACATCAAACTCTTTTTGCTTTGGCAGAAAAAACTGCAAAACTTTTAAATAGACACATTTATAAAACAGAAGTAAAAGAATTATTAAGTGATTTTTTTAATTATATGCAAACGCATTTTAAAGATGAAGAAGAATATATGGAAAGTATAAATTATCCATATTTAGTAGAACACAAGGCTATGCATAAAAAAATCATCAAAGATATGAGTTGTTTGATTAATGATTGTTCTACCACTAATGATTTAAAAGAAAAATTATATGAAATTGTATCAGTATGGCTTTTAGAACATATTGTAAAACATGATATGAGAATTAATAAATTTAAAGAAAATCAAGAAGAAAAAAAGATAATAGAAAAAATAGAAAAAGATGAACAATATGACTATGTTTGCGGTTGTAAAGATATGATTCATAAATTAGATTATGGTTTGCATATAAAAATTAAATACTTAAACATAGCATATAAATGTAAAAAATGTTCTAAAGAATTAGTTTTTAATGACTTAGAAGAAAAAACAGAATAA
- a CDS encoding two-partner secretion domain-containing protein, whose protein sequence is MKTTKLTHHIILSGITVSLLFSPLMALPSGGKFTHGTTGTININGNTMNINGHKVSSVIQWGGGFSINQGESVNFGGSNKNYLNIAHGTSKSTIAGLLNANGNNVFLINPNGVIITKTGTINANRFVASTSSLNNADYTTFKNLTYENAHTFSPVFKPSKLGNVVNMGNINADKVLLIGNKVDIQGGKLGNANSTTHLVGNNVYIDADSANLNSTINVTAIQNGYIQRQMNKFANDNYNFGNYTNIQNTNYTETNGQTHNGSNNFKKVLTIGNMENEKANATEWFYFAKGWNENKGYTRSVDEFRLVGNVDFSGNQGQNYANYCLSTYNCTSMIVGYQNNIFTKTFDGQGYTLKNINIDTTSLNNKPYFVGIFGGTRNATFKNINVDYMGGGIKVNGGEYVGGFAGGTLNGTFNNISLNNIGDISSSSSYVGGFIGYVYDGTFGNISLNNIYSITNIYASSTSNVYTGGFAGYAGSTNGTFYNISLNNIGSISNSASDSVFYVYTGGFAGRTDSGTYTNISLNNIGDIYSHNGSQISSTGGFTGWANGTYTNISLNNIGDISNYGSASHHSSGFAGSIGYGSFTNISLNNIGNINSNFNRLSGGFVGYVNDNSTFKNIYIFFNPNMSISIDGGKFFGVKYSNANLTFDNVHIYHHVSDLTNANNDNSYWNDFNTNGYVSNKINIHTYNRSNQQSFYQDFLSKANTISRPTPPTNPSNPTNPDVILGSDDVISANDLDTWLGEILAGNYWIDINDLNSIKGISEELKQSISFLEALYGQEGMKEILEGFGNDYKTNYRNYQRFATNKANLLAFINDKLKPLVKQSNKAFIDLKTAQEQLKTAIAKYNDYVKKVNENPSLKNDATLNSLKAEVDRLNNLSKELFASINNNQVLLQTWQNKTSNDSNNHFKIIGEFKNLALLTPNLDEVIVNGNENEDYKKVSRQVANAQKQTPTFEYEENEKEEVEETALMQKGKICIVSDNFKTMNPCVTGSF, encoded by the coding sequence ATGAAAACAACAAAACTAACTCATCATATCATACTTTCAGGTATAACAGTATCTTTACTTTTTTCTCCACTAATGGCTTTACCTAGTGGAGGTAAATTTACTCATGGAACAACAGGAACTATAAACATTAATGGTAATACTATGAATATTAATGGTCATAAAGTTAGTTCTGTCATTCAATGGGGTGGTGGATTTAGTATTAATCAAGGTGAGAGTGTAAATTTTGGAGGAAGCAATAAAAACTATCTAAACATTGCTCATGGAACAAGTAAATCTACTATAGCTGGTTTATTAAATGCTAATGGTAATAATGTATTTTTAATCAATCCTAATGGAGTAATCATTACTAAAACAGGAACTATCAATGCTAATCGCTTTGTGGCTTCTACTTCATCTTTAAATAATGCAGATTATACAACATTTAAAAATTTAACTTATGAAAATGCTCATACTTTCTCACCTGTATTTAAACCATCTAAATTAGGTAATGTAGTTAATATGGGTAATATTAATGCAGATAAAGTATTGCTTATAGGCAATAAAGTAGATATACAAGGTGGTAAATTAGGTAATGCTAATTCTACTACACACTTAGTAGGAAATAATGTATATATAGATGCAGATAGTGCTAATTTAAATTCAACTATAAATGTAACAGCTATACAAAATGGCTATATACAAAGACAAATGAATAAATTTGCTAATGATAATTATAATTTTGGAAATTACACCAATATACAAAATACAAACTATACAGAAACTAACGGACAAACTCATAATGGAAGTAATAACTTCAAAAAAGTCCTAACTATAGGTAATATGGAAAATGAAAAAGCTAATGCTACAGAATGGTTTTACTTTGCTAAAGGGTGGAATGAAAATAAAGGTTATACACGAAGTGTTGATGAGTTTAGATTAGTAGGGAATGTGGATTTTAGTGGAAATCAAGGACAAAACTATGCTAATTATTGTTTAAGTACATATAATTGTACTTCTATGATAGTTGGTTACCAAAATAATATTTTTACTAAAACCTTTGATGGACAAGGCTATACTTTAAAAAATATCAATATAGACACAACTTCTTTAAACAATAAACCCTATTTTGTTGGTATATTTGGCGGTACTAGAAATGCCACTTTTAAAAATATTAATGTAGATTATATGGGCGGTGGGATAAAGGTTAATGGTGGTGAATATGTTGGTGGTTTTGCTGGTGGTACTCTTAATGGAACCTTTAATAATATTTCTTTAAATAATATAGGGGATATTAGTAGTAGTAGTAGCTATGTCGGTGGTTTTATTGGTTATGTTTATGATGGAACCTTTGGCAATATTTCTTTAAATAATATATATAGTATTACCAATATTTATGCTTCTTCTACTTCTAATGTTTATACTGGTGGTTTTGCTGGTTATGCTGGTAGTACTAATGGGACTTTTTATAATATTTCTTTAAATAACATAGGTAGTATTAGCAATAGTGCTAGCGATAGTGTATTTTATGTTTATACTGGTGGTTTTGCTGGTCGGACTGATAGTGGAACTTATACTAATATTTCTTTAAATAATATAGGGGATATTTATAGTCATAATGGTAGTCAAATTAGCTCTACTGGTGGTTTTACTGGCTGGGCTAATGGAACTTATACTAATATTTCTTTAAATAATATAGGGGATATTAGTAATTATGGTAGTGCTTCTCATCATTCTAGTGGTTTTGCTGGTAGTATTGGTTATGGTTCTTTTACCAATATTTCTTTAAATAATATAGGTAATATTAATAGTAATTTTAATAGATTATCTGGTGGTTTTGTTGGTTATGTTAATGATAATTCTACTTTTAAAAATATTTATATATTTTTTAATCCTAATATGAGTATAAGTATAGATGGGGGTAAATTCTTTGGTGTTAAATATAGCAATGCTAATCTCACCTTTGACAATGTCCATATATATCATCATGTAAGTGATTTAACTAATGCAAATAATGATAATAGCTACTGGAATGATTTTAACACAAATGGCTATGTTAGTAATAAAATAAACATTCACACTTACAACAGATCTAACCAACAAAGTTTCTATCAAGACTTTTTATCTAAAGCAAATACTATAAGCAGACCTACCCCACCAACTAATCCATCTAACCCAACTAATCCTGATGTAATCTTAGGTAGTGATGATGTAATTAGTGCAAATGATTTAGATACTTGGTTAGGAGAAATTCTTGCAGGTAATTACTGGATAGATATAAATGATCTTAATTCAATCAAAGGAATAAGTGAAGAACTAAAACAAAGTATATCTTTCCTAGAAGCCTTATATGGCCAAGAAGGTATGAAAGAAATACTAGAAGGTTTTGGTAATGACTATAAAACAAATTATAGAAATTATCAAAGATTTGCTACAAATAAAGCAAATCTTTTAGCCTTTATCAATGATAAATTAAAACCTTTAGTCAAACAATCTAACAAAGCCTTTATAGATTTAAAAACAGCTCAAGAACAATTAAAAACAGCTATAGCTAAATATAATGACTATGTTAAAAAAGTCAATGAAAATCCTAGCTTAAAAAATGATGCAACTTTAAATTCTTTAAAAGCTGAAGTAGATAGATTAAACAATCTTAGTAAAGAACTTTTTGCTAGTATAAATAATAATCAAGTATTATTACAAACTTGGCAAAACAAAACAAGCAATGATTCAAATAATCACTTTAAAATAATAGGTGAGTTTAAAAACTTAGCCTTACTTACACCTAATTTAGATGAAGTAATAGTTAATGGTAATGAAAATGAAGACTATAAAAAAGTATCACGCCAAGTAGCTAATGCTCAAAAACAAACACCTACTTTTGAATATGAAGAAAACGAAAAAGAAGAAGTAGAAGAAACAGCCCTAATGCAAAAAGGAAAGATTTGTATAGTAAGTGATAATTTTAAAACTATGAATCCTTGTGTTACTGGAAGTTTTTAA
- a CDS encoding hemerythrin-like metal-binding domain protein yields MIKWANEYSVHNKTIDDQHKALFEIAKKAYFMTENHASINEIRSVLIELFEYVKTHFKDEENYMEKIGYPDLARHKKIHREITNSLIVLVKNIKTVNEFKEKLNIITEKWLLEHILKEDMKYHTYEKQKLKEKEYTFEEDIVSTEPIFEEFAPKYVVYVCGCINEKHKISYRLHQQILKGVKYNCKFCKKIIHPEREF; encoded by the coding sequence GTGATTAAATGGGCTAATGAATATAGCGTACACAATAAAACTATTGATGATCAGCATAAAGCTTTATTTGAAATAGCAAAAAAAGCTTATTTTATGACAGAAAATCATGCGAGTATTAACGAGATAAGATCTGTTTTAATTGAGCTTTTTGAATATGTAAAGACTCATTTTAAAGATGAAGAAAATTATATGGAAAAAATAGGCTATCCAGATTTAGCACGCCATAAAAAAATCCATAGAGAAATCACCAACTCTTTAATTGTTTTAGTAAAAAATATTAAAACAGTAAATGAATTTAAAGAAAAATTAAACATTATAACTGAAAAATGGCTTTTAGAACATATTTTAAAAGAGGATATGAAATATCATACATATGAAAAACAAAAATTAAAAGAAAAAGAATATACATTTGAAGAAGACATTGTATCTACAGAACCTATCTTTGAAGAATTTGCCCCAAAATATGTTGTTTATGTTTGCGGTTGTATTAACGAAAAACACAAAATTTCTTATCGTTTGCATCAACAAATACTTAAAGGTGTAAAATACAATTGCAAATTTTGTAAAAAAATCATTCATCCAGAACGAGAGTTTTAA
- a CDS encoding ShlB/FhaC/HecB family hemolysin secretion/activation protein — protein MKKLLLSTIAISSLVYANNGSITITKNDIGKIIELSPDKNIPQNKAIKENLKTQDDYKKSQEAKKDFEEKKQELEEKFKQEDEKAKSSTNNLNNQTNTNPTTNTNNNKTNTNSNTKDKTNSNTTNKTNTTKENNTNINNNTSNNKANTTTNNTNLTNTTTNKKILTQYKFVLTNENTSFEKLGIKEEDLQSLVSEFKTRRFSLQDLQDISNIIAYYFQVNGYPAATAYIPQQEFDGKNIQVNISLGVLGKYIIKNKTTIKDHFLESKLNQRIKGKIISTKLIEDSVYKVNEMYGLQTLAGLQAGENVGETDILIEVEPDTKANVLIYSDNYGIKSAGEYRAGISMGFNSILNMGDYYNFYLQSSDEKQINYGASYTFFVGNLKITPSISQGTYYLGREYEGLGFSGTSRNFGIDFSYPIWINTNSSFYITSSIYHKILSDVTLDLLTFDKSSNVGSMGLEGLFRGFENNTLSYSAKISIGKVKDDGTTVFGDTSKSGGNGFGWFRKLNASLNNYYSFNEYITHTVNINYQKVLGNFELDSSESSSLGGAYGVRAYDNGEGDGDNTIVANFGIRINIPNTNFYFTPFYDIGYAWYEKDSGNRLVDDHFLDALGLQILYNKANEYYIKLDGARALHKYKLDDDHRMKLYLSGGVYF, from the coding sequence ATGAAAAAACTTTTACTTAGCACCATAGCAATTAGTTCTTTAGTTTATGCTAATAATGGAAGTATCACTATAACTAAAAATGATATAGGAAAAATTATAGAATTATCCCCTGATAAAAACATCCCTCAAAACAAAGCTATCAAAGAAAATCTAAAAACCCAAGATGATTATAAAAAAAGCCAAGAAGCTAAAAAAGACTTTGAAGAAAAAAAACAAGAATTAGAAGAAAAATTTAAACAAGAAGATGAAAAAGCTAAATCATCTACTAATAACTTAAACAATCAAACTAATACCAACCCAACCACTAATACAAACAATAATAAAACTAATACTAATTCTAATACAAAAGATAAAACTAATTCTAATACTACTAATAAAACCAATACTACCAAAGAAAATAATACTAATATAAATAATAATACTTCAAACAATAAAGCTAATACTACTACTAATAATACTAATTTAACCAATACTACTACTAATAAAAAAATACTCACTCAATATAAATTTGTTCTTACTAATGAAAACACTAGCTTTGAAAAACTAGGTATTAAAGAAGAAGATTTACAAAGCTTAGTGAGTGAGTTTAAAACAAGAAGATTTAGCTTACAAGATTTACAAGATATATCTAATATCATTGCTTATTATTTTCAAGTAAATGGTTATCCTGCAGCAACAGCTTATATTCCTCAACAAGAATTTGATGGAAAAAACATTCAAGTTAATATTTCTTTAGGAGTATTAGGTAAGTATATAATAAAAAATAAAACTACTATAAAAGATCATTTTTTAGAAAGTAAGCTCAATCAAAGAATCAAAGGTAAAATCATTTCTACTAAATTAATAGAAGATAGTGTATATAAAGTCAATGAAATGTATGGACTTCAAACCTTAGCAGGTTTGCAAGCAGGAGAGAATGTAGGTGAAACTGATATTCTTATAGAAGTAGAACCTGATACTAAGGCTAATGTATTAATATATAGTGATAATTATGGTATTAAGAGTGCAGGAGAATATAGAGCTGGTATTAGTATGGGATTTAATTCTATACTTAATATGGGAGATTATTATAATTTTTACTTACAATCTAGTGATGAAAAACAAATCAATTATGGAGCAAGTTATACTTTCTTTGTAGGTAATTTAAAAATTACTCCTAGTATATCTCAAGGAACTTATTATTTAGGAAGAGAATATGAGGGTTTAGGTTTTAGTGGTACTTCTAGGAATTTTGGTATAGATTTTTCTTATCCTATATGGATTAATACTAATTCATCTTTTTATATAACTTCTAGTATATATCATAAAATACTTAGTGATGTAACCTTAGATCTTTTAACCTTTGATAAAAGTTCTAATGTAGGAAGTATGGGTTTAGAAGGTTTATTTAGAGGCTTTGAAAACAATACCTTAAGTTATAGTGCTAAAATAAGCATAGGTAAGGTAAAAGATGATGGAACTACTGTATTTGGAGATACATCTAAAAGTGGTGGTAATGGCTTTGGTTGGTTTAGAAAACTCAATGCTAGTTTGAATAATTATTATAGTTTTAATGAATATATTACTCATACTGTTAATATAAACTATCAAAAGGTATTAGGGAATTTTGAGCTTGATTCTTCTGAAAGTTCATCTTTGGGTGGAGCTTATGGAGTAAGAGCTTATGATAATGGAGAAGGTGATGGAGATAATACTATAGTAGCTAACTTTGGTATAAGAATAAATATACCAAATACTAATTTTTATTTTACTCCCTTTTATGATATAGGTTATGCTTGGTATGAAAAAGATTCAGGTAATAGATTAGTAGATGATCATTTTTTAGATGCACTAGGCTTACAAATACTTTATAATAAAGCTAATGAGTATTATATAAAACTTGATGGAGCAAGAGCATTACACAAATACAAATTAGATGATGATCATAGAATGAAATTATATTTAAGTGGTGGGGTGTATTTTTAA
- a CDS encoding mechanosensitive ion channel family protein: MKKIILALFLPLFVLFAQEDVKHLDQKLDELHTSLSYNTWIIKYNNFNIYKKTLDEIISLEKESLKANERNKNIIEKQILILKERLELLSEYKSTNFTKMVLAPEEVDKMESITNPLAIISAYSHIKKLRRDKEDYINLLNSFKQTLQELEKENILITEITKLDPSKEHQEHLKVSNKIVKDFTQTLRFGEISYSVYEKKIQEEIDKTTASIKIQGIRAFNIVLAIVIVIAIAFLLKFIARKYIGDNERFYTANKIINFININVIILILLFGYIENISYLVTVLGFASAGLAIAMKDMFMSMLGWCVIVFGGSFRVGDRVKVFQNNTHYIGDIIDISFLRITLYEDISLLTYTDNRRGGRIIFIPNNFIFTNLISNYTHHGVKTVWDGLDITLTFDSNYKKALEIVEDIVIKASKGYTRIAKESMSKLRNEYSIRNPKVEPRFFTFLEGYGMRISAWYMTNSYAALVLRSNISKEIINEFNKHDDIKIAYPSQNLYMAKHEFIENKESV; the protein is encoded by the coding sequence ATGAAAAAAATAATTTTAGCATTGTTTTTGCCGCTTTTTGTATTATTTGCACAAGAAGATGTAAAACATTTAGATCAAAAATTAGATGAATTGCATACTAGTTTATCTTATAACACTTGGATTATTAAATATAATAATTTTAATATTTATAAAAAAACATTAGATGAAATTATCTCTTTAGAAAAAGAAAGTTTAAAAGCTAATGAGCGTAATAAAAATATCATAGAAAAGCAAATTTTAATTTTAAAAGAAAGGTTAGAGCTTTTAAGTGAATATAAAAGCACTAATTTTACCAAAATGGTTTTAGCTCCTGAGGAAGTAGATAAAATGGAAAGTATTACTAATCCTTTGGCTATTATTTCTGCTTATTCGCATATAAAAAAATTAAGACGTGATAAAGAAGATTATATAAATTTATTAAACAGTTTCAAACAAACTTTACAAGAACTCGAAAAAGAAAATATTTTAATCACAGAAATAACTAAACTAGATCCAAGCAAAGAGCATCAAGAACATTTGAAAGTTTCTAATAAAATAGTAAAAGATTTTACACAGACTTTGCGTTTTGGCGAAATTTCATATTCTGTTTATGAAAAAAAAATCCAAGAAGAGATTGATAAAACTACAGCTTCTATAAAAATACAAGGTATTAGGGCTTTTAATATAGTTTTGGCTATTGTTATCGTTATAGCTATAGCATTTTTGCTCAAATTTATAGCAAGAAAATATATAGGCGATAATGAGCGTTTTTATACGGCAAATAAAATCATCAATTTTATTAATATCAATGTAATTATTTTGATTTTGCTTTTTGGTTATATAGAAAATATTAGTTATTTAGTTACTGTGCTTGGTTTTGCTTCTGCTGGTTTGGCTATTGCAATGAAAGATATGTTTATGTCTATGCTTGGTTGGTGTGTGATAGTTTTTGGTGGTAGTTTTAGAGTAGGTGATAGAGTGAAAGTTTTTCAAAATAATACACATTATATCGGAGATATTATAGATATTTCTTTTTTAAGAATTACTCTTTATGAGGATATTTCGCTATTAACTTATACTGATAATCGAAGAGGCGGTAGAATAATTTTTATACCAAATAATTTTATTTTTACAAATCTTATATCAAATTATACTCATCATGGAGTAAAAACCGTATGGGATGGACTTGATATTACTTTAACTTTTGATTCAAATTACAAAAAAGCTTTGGAAATAGTAGAAGATATAGTGATTAAGGCTTCCAAAGGTTACACTAGAATAGCTAAAGAATCTATGAGTAAATTAAGAAATGAATATAGCATTAGAAATCCTAAAGTAGAGCCGAGATTTTTTACATTTTTAGAGGGCTATGGTATGAGAATTTCTGCATGGTATATGACAAATTCTTATGCAGCCTTAGTTTTAAGAAGCAATATCAGTAAAGAGATTATCAATGAATTTAATAAACATGATGATATTAAAATAGCTTATCCATCACAAAATCTTTATATGGCAAAACATGAATTTATAGAAAACAAGGAAAGTGTTTGA